One window of Perca flavescens isolate YP-PL-M2 chromosome 6, PFLA_1.0, whole genome shotgun sequence genomic DNA carries:
- the LOC114557948 gene encoding neural cell adhesion molecule 1-like, whose translation MKIEGNSFYVPLEQLDNGGSPLLHFDIRYRQDKEMTEWKERQLSSDADSVSLQDLSYGSDYRLEVTAVNANGSSIPAVFNFTIAEQPVSSSGMTKGRVAGIVMVIFLVVFLVVDATCCYRNRCGLLNSIAVKLFGQKVPGLKTLENGEATTNGEVKLKGISTPRGSVQNAVVQTFTKDKGQLTEVTCDKAPLTKHEKNLPGRDLHTVDA comes from the exons ATGAAAATAGAGGGAAACTCTTTCTATGTCCCTCTTGAACAGTTAGATAATGGTGGATCTCCTCTGCTGCACTTCGACATACGATACAGACAG GATAAAGAGATGACTGAATGGAAAGAAAGGCAGCTGTCATCTGATGCTGACTCTGTCTCCCTTCAAGACCTGTCCTACGGCTCAGACTATAGACTGGAAGTCACAGCGGTCAACGCTAATGGTTCTTCTATCCCTGCCGTGTTCAACTTTACCATCGCAGAACAGCCTG TGAGCAGCAGCGGCATGACCAAAGGCCGCGTGGCTGGCATCGTCATGGTGATCTTCCTGGTGGTATTCCTGGTGGTAGACGCCACCTGCTGCTACAGAAACCGCTGCGGCCTGCTCAATTCCATCGCTGTGAAACTCTTTGGTCAGAAAGTCCCAGGCCTCAAAACGCTAGAAAATGGAGAGGCAACCACTAATGG AGAAGTGAAGCTAAAGGGCATATCTACTCCGAGAGGCAGTGTGCAAAATGCGGTGGTTCAGACATTCACTAAGGACAAGGGGCAGCTCACAGAGGTCACCTGCGACAAAGCCCCCCTTACCAAACACGA AAAAAACCTGCCAGGTAGAGACCTGCACACTGTCGATGCGTGA
- the LOC114557376 gene encoding neural cell adhesion molecule 1-like, with protein sequence MTNQSALILNMALLLLHGTDAKMDIISSKQDVMVGEDILLFCKAGGEGEITWRKDGEEIEGDEVSPVDETSSKLDIKNATMEDMGRYTCACEFESGHHDDVSTQLYVYEGPSFGSTTTYHEFLEGTDGVVPCLVTGQPAVDVHWLRDKEDISTNVGKRVRHLPDNTVLIEKVKREDAGTYVCQAQIRGRPIYEQLSVSVVVNAPPTVHLREEVKKVMAGPETNVSLLCLVDGLPKPSITWTMPMVFDPSHHQFNSDRSQLTIRSVARADFGEYICTATNKIAESSATIMLHVYEAPEVFVSAEQQSVSVGERVSVSCNVSGHPQPELHWINKHNGRTLDSASGRVHVDDGALVIDEVVPSDGGLYSCMAVSTSGNASRDVAIHSKS encoded by the exons ATGACGAACCAATCAGCTCTCATCCTAAATATGgccttgctgctgctgcacggCACAG aTGCAAAGATGGACATCATTAGCAGTAAGCAAGATGTTATGGTGGGAGAAGACATCTTACTGTTTTGTAAAG ctgggggagagggagaaataACGTGGAGAAAGGATGGGGAAGAAATCGAAGGTGACGAGGTGTCGCCGGTGGATGAGACGTCCTCTAAATTGGACATTAAGAACGCTACGATGGAGGATATGGGGAGATATACTTGTGCGTGTGAATTTGAAAGTGGACACCACGATGACGTTTCGACCCAGCTGTATGTTTATG AGGGTCCATCATTTGGAAGCACCACCACCTACCATGAGTTTCTAGAGGGCACAGATGGTGTGGTGCCATGCCTGGTGACTGGCCAGCCAGCGGTGGATGTTCACTGGCTCAGAGACAAAGAAGATATTTCCACTAATG TCGGAAAGCGTGTGCGTCACCTGCCTGATAACACAGTCCTTATTGAAAAAGTGAAGAGAGAGGATGCTGGGACCTACGTGTGTCAGGCCCAGATCAGAGGAAGGCCCATCTATGAGCAACTCTCCGTCTCTGTTGTCGTCAATG CTCCTCCTACTGTGCATCTGAGAGAAGAGGTGAAAAAAGTGATGGCCGGACCAGAAACCAACGTTTCCTTGCTGTGTTTGGTTGATGGTCTACCAAAACCCAGCATCACCTGGACCAT GCCGATGGTGTTTGACCCTTCACATCATCAGTTTAACTCAGACCGCAGCCAGTTGACTATAAGGTCTGTTGCCAGGGCTGACTTCGGAGAGTACATCTGCACCGCCACCAACAAGATCGCTGAGAGCAGTGCTACCATTATGCTTCATGTTTATG AGGCCCCAGAGGTGTTTGTGTCAGCAGAGCAGCAGAGTGTATCAGTGGGCgagcgtgtgtctgtgtcctgtaACGTCTCTGGCCATCCTCAGCCTGAGCTACACTGGATCAACAAGCACAACGGACGCACACTG GACTCTGCCTCTGGTCGTGTCCATGTTGATGATGGTGCGTTGGTGATTGATGAGGTAGTGCCCTCTGATGGTGGACTGTATTCCTGCATGGCTGTCAGCACCTCTGGAAATGCATCAAGAGACGTTGCAATACACAGTAAGAGTtaa